One stretch of Arachis hypogaea cultivar Tifrunner chromosome 20, arahy.Tifrunner.gnm2.J5K5, whole genome shotgun sequence DNA includes these proteins:
- the LOC112784528 gene encoding uncharacterized protein, protein MAEDEVQIQENEESSRPEFPTSRVKKIMRLDKDVNRVSGEALFLVSRSTELFLHFLAQKSARVAIEKKRKTVTLDHLRVAVKRHQPSSDFLLDSLPLPSEPKNLPPSTIADRRKADKPAPAGTRRIDQFFRKPEVQVAPAADPEAEAPAEADAEAKDAPEADSEAQAAPVEDPEAEPSAEADAEAKAAPEADSEAQATGAEADAGAEVAAEAEAAVHVDEC, encoded by the coding sequence ATGGCGGAGGATGAAGTTCAGATTCAAGAAAACGAGGAGTCATCCCGACCCGAATTCCCGACGAGTCGGGTGAAGAAAATAATGAGACTAGACAAGGATGTGAATAGGGTGAGCGGAGAAGCGCTGTTCCTGGTGTCGCGCTCCACCGAGTTGTTTCTTCACTTCCTGGCTCAGAAATCGGCGCGCGTGGCCATCGAGAAGAAGCGCAAAACGGTTACCCTTGACCACCTTCGGGTCGCCGTCAAGAGGCACCAACCTAGCAGCGATTTCCTCCTCGACTCGCTCCCTCTGCCTTCTGAGCCCAAAAATCTCCCTCCTTCCACCATCGCCGACCGGAGAAAAGCTGATAAGCCCGCACCTGCCGGCACGCGTCGCATCGATCAGTTCTTCCGGAAGCCTGAAGTCCAAGTTGCTCCCGCGGCAGATCCTGAAGCCGAAGCTCCTGCGGAAGCTGATGCTGAAGCTAAAGATGCTCCCGAAGCTGATTCTGAAGCCCAAGCTGCTCCTGTGGAAGATCCTGAAGCCGAGCCTTCTGCGGAAGCTGATGCTGAAGCTAAAGCTGCTCCCGAAGCTGATTCTGAGGCCCAAGCTACTGGAGCTGAAGCTGACGCCGGAGCTGAAGTTGCTGCCGAAGCTGAAGCGGCAGTTCACGTAGATGAGTGTTAG